A region of the Brienomyrus brachyistius isolate T26 chromosome 10, BBRACH_0.4, whole genome shotgun sequence genome:
GTCTGTAAAACTTTCCTTTGTCGCTTGTATTTTCCTTGTATAAATGTttaactttatttaaaaaacaaacacacacttaAAACGCCCATGACCTGGTATTCCCGAAATCGGATCAATGCCAGCACCCATTTACATGTAACAGACACAAGGTGAGCTCCATGTGTATCTGGTGGCAGCATCTATCTGGGGGACATTTTAGGCAGCAAATGTCACGTGTTTCCTTCACTAATTCTCTtatactgccacctgctggacacCTTTTATTGTACATGTTTTGGGTCCGCTTCTTTGCTCTGGGAACTTTTGTCTGcagaaatgtgcttttaaatcaaacaaaaaaacaaaacttgaTTTCCAACATTAGGTTTATATGTTGCTGGTTTATGCATTAGGTATGTGTGAAAGGATAATCCTGTCTTGTTACTGTATATCCCACAAAATCAGTATTAGGCATCATTGAGCCCTCTGCAAAATGGGGGAaggtgggatgggggtggccaTGAGTCTGACGGTCCTCCTGCTGTTGGTTCTCGGCAGAAGGTTGATTTCCAGGCATTCTGGTCTTCAGAAAACCGACCCCCTGAAAGTTACTTAAGACTTTGGTCCTCGGGTATTCAGTACTGTTACATTTAGATCACTGTAGATGCTTCCACTGTATTTTATCTGGTCTGTGTTGATCGCATGGATGAGAAAGTAAGTCCTGAGGACTTAGAAATTGCATATCATATTTTGAGACCTTTTTAAAAAAGGTGGGGCAGGGGGTTTTACAGGTAACAGAAGTCAGGGGTTCAATATGATCTAAAGTAAGCACAGATGTCCAGTAGCCTGTTAACGGTGAGTAgtgctgctgttttctgctaTGTTGGGGTGTAAGATTGAGGTTCTGTGAGGAACACTGAAGGATGCCTTGTTAGTTTCATTCCCCTTCTTTCCATTAGTTTGTCTCTTTCTAGCGCCTAGCCCTTCTTAGGACTCAGCCCTCAAAACTGCTGTGTGCTGAGAGGACCCAGGTAGATGTTCTTTCTGTGTGGTTCTTGCTTCCTGCTTCAGGGCACAGGACATGCTACCCATGTCTTGTTGCCTGGAGCAGATGCTTCAGTGGCCTTAGGTGAGGAGCACGTTCTTCATGATCATATAGTTGTGATGGTGGTAGTTTTGAGCAGTACTCTAGGGCTGTAATGGTTCACTCTTCCACAGTCCTGTTAACCAAATCCCTTATATGTCTGCTATGACAATCGCCACCTCAATGGGGCAATGCGTAGGATATCAGAAAGAGTCATTCGCTCACAAACCCTACCCATAACCAATATCTGTAAATATCTTTTAAAagtatataaaagtaataattgtTATAAAGTTGTGGAACAATAAAATTATTTAACAGATGATTGGGGGAAACGGATTTCTTTACAAATAACCAGCAAATCAAAGAAAATGTGCTTGAATCTTGGTTTATTCCTTAAGGTTGTCATACATTGTTTCTGCCATGCCTTACAATTCATAAAGCTGTGAACATATTTAAAGTCTTTGTCTGAATCTTTAAAACTTAAcagcaaaattttaaacggcAACCTTTAGCATACATTCTAACTAATGCCTCAAACTCGTGTTCGTTGAGCCTCTCAGCAAGAAGTTTGTCTGTGATACTTAACCAGACTCTGTCTCCTCCTAAATTAAGTATTGGAATACCACATGCCCACAAATACAAACCATTTAGCTATAAGTGTGCTCAAAAGATAAATGGTGATTTCCACTTGCAATCCATGCTTTTTTAGACTAAACTGCCACTCACAGGCTTGCTTTGCAGCTGGACAGGAGGCCCATAGGTAATGATATTTTAAAGCAACTCTGCCAGCTCCTGGCCCTGAATTAACacaaattacatattttttgttttaaacaaaCTGCATCTGTCCATTACAGAGTAATATGACACGTGAAAAGCTAGGTACTGTATATTCATTGATGTGTGTAATTGGTTGTGTTGTCATTCCACGCTGTGCCTTAGGGGGTGCTCCTCACAGCTTTTTGGCACAGTCGGGGCAGTAGATGGCTGTCTCATGCATCACGAAGCGCTTGTTGGCCAGTGACAGGGAGCACCTCTTGCAGTTGAAGCAGTACTCGTGCCAGGAGTTGCCCTCATAGTTCACCACCTGGGTGCCCTTTCCAAACCCTGCGGGGGAAAATGGCAGCAGCAATGATGGGCTGTTAACTGAGGTCCTTCATTGCACCATCGATCTGTGTGGGTGGCAGGTGCTTTATGGGAAAAAGTCTTGGGGTTGAAGTcgtgtgagtgtgagagagagagggagagagagagatgctcaTGCACCACATCCCCGCAGACCTGTGATGGGGTTCTGGCAGGCGTTGCATTTCTTGGCCACGCTGGTCTTGTAGCAATCCACGCAGTACATCTTGTCCTCCACAGCAGTGAAGCGAGCTCCTGCCAGGGACTTGCGGCAGGTCAGGCACACGAAGCACTCGGAGTGCCAGGGCTGGTCTTGGTAGCTGATCCCCCCAGAGGTGATGGGCTGTGAAGCAGGGAGCAGGTCAGTCCACAGCCATGCCTAAAGACCATATCCACTGTACCATTATTCAATACCCTTTTCCATCTAGAGCTCCATGCAGCGGATGATACAAAATCAAGTGCTGGTGCACTAATCTAACAGGTCATATGCATTGATTGACCATCAGTTCTTCGTCAGGTGAAATATCTGTAATCGCGTTAAACTCCACTTGGTCCCCTGGACTTTGTTGGCAGATGTCAGGTCTTTCGCCCACCCAGTGTCACGCAGTGGCTTAGGAACCTCTGCGCTGCTTGTAGGGAAAGTGGGACGGAGCACCTGCTTGCAGTGGGCGCAGCTCTTTGAAAAGTTCTTGTCCGAGCAGGCGGTGCAGTACAAGTCGTCACCCTTGGCCATGAAACTCTGCGAGCCGATTGGCTGCTTGCACTGGGCACAAGTGAAGCACTCCTCATGCCAGATCTTCTTCTTATACTCCACAGTCTTGGTCCCTATGGGGGAGATGGATGCCTTGTTCAGAAAGCATAGTGGTGGGGCTCTGACTGTGGGGGCATGCATGTGTATTCTCCACATTTCTGAGCCCAGTTATGAGCGTTTccgtaattattacattgtggcgaTCAGACTTTTTCACAATGTGACACAAAACCTGCAACTTTTCACGTTGTGGGGATATTTttccagtccccacaaggatgccctcaattttataaaataatttttggctgcttacggttaaggttagggctaagTAGGGGTTAAAGGTTAAGCCCattgaaattaatggagagtccccagaaTGATAAGAATAAGATCATAAGAAATGTACAAaccagaggaggccattcggcccatcaagctggttggggagaactcaatggttcagagttgttaaaatcttatctagctctgattttaaaggaacccagggttttagcttgcactacactaacagggagactattccatactctgtgtATAGATGTGCTTTCTTAAATTCAGTttcaaatgttctcctgctattttccacctatggcctcacgttctagtatttaaactattaTTGAAGTAGCTATTTGGCAGaatagcatccagacctgttatgatccaggtatacaagattctgtctccccttagtctcctttgctcgaggctgaacaggttAGCTTGGCTAACCTCTTCTGTGTTTACgtggtgtgggtgtgggtgtgtgtgtgtggggctgcCCAGGTTTGCCCCACCTGGCATGACCAGCTTGTAGCAGCCCTGGCAGCGGTTGCCCTCCTCACGTGAGCAGCATTTCCCACACAAGAGTTTGTCATCCTTGGTGCCGAAGGGCTCATTGGCTAGGGGCTTATAGCACCTGGCGCACTTGAAGCAGTCTTCGTGCCAGTGGCGGTTCTTATGGTGCAGCTCCTATAGCAGGAGTAGCGGAGGGGGGGCATTGGAGTAAGAGAGAGACACATTATAAACTTTGGACACTCAACACACAAAAATCACTACTGTTGTGACCCAAAATCAACGTCGTTAGTCTGCTTCCCAAATGGCAGCATCCAGAGTAAGTCGGCACTTGGTCACAGCAGGGCATGATGGGTAGGGAGAGGCGACCCACCTTTGAGTCGGGCCCGATGGGGCGCCGGCACTCGGCACAGGTGTTGGCGCACAGCTTGTCAAAGCAGCGCACGCAGACGTGCTTGTCCTCCTTCTGCACGTACTTTTTGCCCTGCAGGTTGTCGCGGCAGTAGTAGCAGTCAAAGCGTTCCGTCATGGTTCTGCTCGGGTAGCTCCGAGGGCCTGGCGAGGATGGACACAGAGACCCGCCCATTAGCGTCAGAAAAGCTGCAGTGTAAAGCTGAGCCTTCCAAGCGTACAGTTAGATAAGACATTTATATTTTGAATTTTTGGCACCATAATTCTGAGCATTTTGGGTAACATTCTGCAGTATGTAATATAATGGAATACCTGGCCAAACTGAATCTTCTATGTCTAATCATCTCTCCTCTGGATTCATGTCACCAGAACATCACTGCTGATGATGGCTGAGCTCAGCTAAGCTGCCATACAGCTACTCTGCGGATGCAGCAGGTTTTGTGAAGCGCTTGGCCTTCTGACCAAACGGCCTTCTGTTGGCTCTATCTGGAATGCTgtgcaatcccccccccccctttaccttCCATGCATGTGCTTTCTGCTGGCCATGTTCTCCACCTTATTGGGACTGGGCTGGAGTTTAATCACATCTCTAAGCTGCATTGAATCAGCAGCCTGGGAgagccccccaccaccaccacctgcccaCAAATTATCAGCAGGACTTTGTTCGAACATACAGTTGTGCCAACTGACCATCGGCTGGTAAATTTAGAAGGTGCAGAGTGGTGCCCCATGGGTGTGGCTCACACCCTTCTCTGCACAAATGTCACTACCGTTTAACTGGAGTGTGAAGTCCAAGAGGCGCTACGCCCAGAGATTATTATAGCAGATTAGAGGAGGTATTATAGTGTCTGATCCTGGAGGTCGGGGGCAGGGGGGCTCCTCGCCATGACCGGGCAGAAATGCCCTCTCTACAGCTGAGACTCGTAGATTAAGCGCGAGTCCAGTATTTAGCCACTGACTCACCCTGGTGCCCGCTCAGGCACCCAGGACTGTTCCATTCCCCACCCACTCCCTGGTCAGATTCCAGCCAGATCCCACCAGCCGTAGACACCAGACACCATACATGTGCTGCTGTCTGACTCGGaccctctgctgccttcagggtTGCACCATTTGCACCCTGGCCTTTCTCATATAGCTCTAACTGTGACTGGCTGACTTCCTGCCTGTCATTGTGTGGCACGGAGAGCTTCTGTGTGCAAGCCTCATGGGCAACGTTCCCACTGCCTCTCATTCGCTAGACTTCCAGGCACATCTCAACTTGTCCTCTGTTCCTCAAACTTTTTGCCTGTGGCTTGATGGGTCATCTAGGACTCATCCATTGGGCTGCCATTTGGGAGGAGACATTAATATACAGCAAAGTGACTGGTCTAAAATTAACACAGTTCAAGAAGTTGCACAAACAGACAGCATTATTTAGGacggtgtttcccaatccagtctccGGGCACCCACAGagagtgcatgtttttgctccctatggggagctgaaaggaagcaaaaatgtggactgtttgaggGTCCCCTAGGACCGTATTGGGAAACACTACTTTAGCACATGAGTCCCCTCGGGGCTTGTATCCCAAATCCCGAATCACCATGAATTCACCATGACCATACAGCATGTGGGTTATTTCTTGCCTTATTCAAGAGTCGATGCCTAATCGTTATTAAGCTTAAAATTTTCTGTTATCAGTCATCAGATCTTCATTCTTCCATAGTGTTCAACTTCCTCTTTACACAGAAACTCTCTTTAAAACTTCATTCTCGTACtgaaatcatcatcatcatccataGCTACTTCATTACCAATCACAACTTCACCATCCACTGCTGCCCCATTAACAGAATTACTCCTACAGAGAAAACATCATGACTAGCTTCATTCTGTTCATCACACAGCTAGAGGTCTTCCAGGACTCTCCACCTACACAGCTACTGCTTTACCGTCTTCTCCACTTGCACTCTCAGGCACCTGTTTCTGGTCTCCTCAGCTTCACTAGTTCCATTCCAAGACCATCACTGTATGGAATCTACCCACTTCCACATCCCTCCGCACCCATCGATGTGCTCTCCGGTTTAGGGTCCCCATGGGTGTGGCAATCGGAACAGGGTATCCCTGCTTCTTCCTTTACCTGAGTGCCTGTAGAAAGTCATTCTAGCAGCTTAAAATAAAAACAGTCAGCTGGAAGAGGGGGGATCAAGGCTTCGGTTCACTAGACTGAGGTCTCCACAGTTTGCTCTTGCTTTTTGggggtgtatatatgtgtgcatATGTCAACACCATGTCCTACCCCCGGCCCCCACCATAAACACTCCTCACCATTTTAGGATATGTGGGAGAAGAATTAAAGAGGGAGGGAGTTAAGTGGATGGAGACAGAGTGAATTCCATCAGCATGACTTCAGAGGGAGAAAGAAGGATTCCAGGGTTTAGAACTGAGACTAGCCACAAATCCTACATGTTCTGCCCCCTACACTGCTATTTGGAGCAGACAGTTAAGGTCCTGCCCTGAGGCGGAAATGCTCTACAGTGAATCCCTAAGCTTGTTACTAAAAGTGACTTCTTTTCAGGAAAATACCTCCCAATTCACAGACCCCTGGTGCTGTGTGTAAATCAATATGTAAACTATGTACCAAAGGCTGCTTCAGTTAGAAATATCTGTAATTAAAGTAATGTAATACAACTGGCACGATAGCTCCATAAATGTACATATTTGAGCTCAACTCAAGATGGACTTCTTGTGTTTGGACAACATCGTCATTTGGAGAGCAGTGTGTTTTCCTGAATTCCTCCGAGATTCTTAGCAACAGAAATTTGGATCCAATTTTGGATGTTGAATCTTTAATGGCTCATCATTCAGGCTGTCAGACTTGACACTCCATGGGAAAATCTCCTTGAAAGGAGAGACAGTGGGAGTGAGCAGGACTGTGTACAAGGTGTCCGCTGGGTGGTAGCCCTTCCTCTAGCCCCCTGTCGCCCTTTATCACTTTGAAGAGAAGGGGGCGGCTGATTCGTCTTGCATATTTTTCCCCGGCTGATACACTGGAGAGGACAGTGGAAATGCTTTGGATGACTGAACTGACATAAAACTGAAGGGGAGCATTTGTTGGTGAAACGAACTGTCCCTGGATTCTGATTCCTCTGAGGCGGCGTCTCGTCGTCTGGTCGTCTCGTTTCGAAGCTGCCACGGTCATGGAGCTGATACTCAGCTTCCCGTCTATCAGCAGTTACTACCATCTGTCCTCAGGGGAAGTGGCCTTGTGGAGGCTAAGCCTGGCGTTATGGTCGCAGGACCAGCTCCACGACCTGCTGAGGGACTAAACCTCATTGTGCAAAATCTCACTTTTAAAGCTTCTGCTTCACACTGCTCACACTGGCTCTCTTCTCTCAGGGGTTCGAATCGGCTGCCAAGAAACGTAAAGATCTATTTGGCTCCGATCCGAAAAGCTGCACCTTGATAGAACAGATGGGCTCGCTGATTTGAGTGTCATGTGTCTGCTTTGCACTTAACCTGACTGGTGTACCTATCGCAAGCAGTTTACCACAAATCAGATTTCATGTGGTGGCTTTTCTGCTCTTTCTTGTGTTCTGTCTCGTCTGGATTACTGCCATGTTTCTCATATCTACAACTATTCCTGGGCTTGAATTTTGCATTTACCTTTATTCACATACTGAACACCTTCTTCAGGAATGTTAGGTACAGAATGAAATAGATACATATCTGAATTTCCTTcgggatcaatgaagtatctgtctgtctatccatATATCTGTCTGTCTTACTCTATCGAAACAGCTTCATACTAACCGCTGAACTATCAGCATGGGGGTTATATTGTAGAATGGGGGTGTGCATACACttgattattataattttttttttttttttacacaaaatGTCTTCACAAAGATAGCAGCTCCTGAAAAACAAATCCAGTGGCGAAACCCATCTGTCACTCTCCTGTTTCCTTCCCTTCTGTCTATGTTACGCTGTCTTATGTATGTGCTGTCATCACACAGCTGACCGCTGAAAGAAGAGCAGGCCCCCCATTTAGCCATAGAACAATGGCCACAGAATATGCCCCCTCCACCTCTGGGACAAAAATACCTTGGATCTGTTACCACCACAAACtctgccccctcctccccctgcACATGTGTGTAAACACACCAGAATTCCATAATTAGCAGCCATTGGGTAAGATAACAGCTTCATGACATATTCGGCTTGGAGTTGAACAGGTGCGACTGGCGTGAGCAGATGGGGCTGCGCATGAGAGTCAGAGTACTGCCTGTGTTTACGTTTGTATGTATGAGTCAGAGGGCAGGCTGTTTTGCAGCTCTCCTCAACTCTAAACAGTCATCTGCCTTCTGATTGGTTCACAACACCGTTTACAGCCATCCAGTCAAAGCTCCCCTACATGATTGTAGTGCACTCCCCACCTAAACTCTGTTTCATTTAAGATCTGGGTAGCTGCCGATGAGCTTTGGAAATCTATGCTGGTACATGGAATCTTCACCAGGGGGGTAtttcatgaagcaggatttcttgcttagccagataacttcttggatttaaggtagcctgGGATAAAGACTTTATTTTCTTTCccttaaaatatgaaaataaaataaatataggcGATGTAATGGCAAACACATGCTTCATAAGGACTTCAGTATGGTTTGTAAAGTAGTATTGTGGGCTTCCCATTGGTTGTATATTCTGCAGACCTTAACAGCACCACCCAGTGGTCGTATAGAGGTAGCATGAAGAACAACCAGAGATAAATGTAGATCTGGGTATAGAATCCACAGCATTTAATTTATGATAGCtgtctagtgtgttttcatACTAATGACAACAGTCCATTTGGGTATTTTTAAGAGATTCTTAAAATAGGATTTGAAAACACTGCATAGGGCAATAACTCGTAACAAATGTGCATAAGATTTACAGCGTTTTCATGTACTCAAAGTAACTGGAATCTGCGTGTGCTGTTCCTGGAAGGTCATTCTAGGTTTAGCCATGAATTGGTTGTCATTCCTGGACACCCAGACAGAATGCAGATCAGTGACAGCCCCTCCTCATTTGCTAGAGGACTAtaaacacacatgtgactcatcAAAGGGGCAACAGCATGCTATCGCTACAGTAACTTAGCAacaggtgtatgtgtgtttggggggggggtgcagtttaGGTCCTACAGGAACATAGCTGTCCCTTACCTGCCCACCTAAAAAGCCTCTAGTCATGTTAGGGCTGTTCCTGTGCACTAGGACTAGTTGGTCAAACAAAACGATACCAGTGATGCTGAGTTTGGAATTTGGATTCTGTGACACAAAGTATGACTCAGTTACCAACATGCATTGCAGCTTTTCAGTGGATATGCAAGGAGAGAGCTTTGCTGTAACTGCAGAGTTGCTCTTGGGACTTAAACCATCCACTCTGGGCTGGAGCTTCAGTCTATATCTCTGTCCTCTCTCCCTGCATGCCTGCATATCTCTACATGTGTTGTCCAAGGGCAATGAAAGGTCCAGCTCAGGGATTAGCTGTGTTTTTCCACTGTGGTCCACCCCCCACATCCCTGTGCTGTG
Encoded here:
- the fhl1a gene encoding four and a half LIM domains protein 1a isoform X1, which codes for MTFYRHSGPRSYPSRTMTERFDCYYCRDNLQGKKYVQKEDKHVCVRCFDKLCANTCAECRRPIGPDSKELHHKNRHWHEDCFKCARCYKPLANEPFGTKDDKLLCGKCCSREEGNRCQGCYKLVMPGTKTVEYKKKIWHEECFTCAQCKQPIGSQSFMAKGDDLYCTACSDKNFSKSCAHCKQPITSGGISYQDQPWHSECFVCLTCRKSLAGARFTAVEDKMYCVDCYKTSVAKKCNACQNPITGFGKGTQVVNYEGNSWHEYCFNCKRCSLSLANKRFVMHETAIYCPDCAKKL
- the fhl1a gene encoding four and a half LIM domains protein 1a isoform X2; protein product: MTERFDCYYCRDNLQGKKYVQKEDKHVCVRCFDKLCANTCAECRRPIGPDSKELHHKNRHWHEDCFKCARCYKPLANEPFGTKDDKLLCGKCCSREEGNRCQGCYKLVMPGTKTVEYKKKIWHEECFTCAQCKQPIGSQSFMAKGDDLYCTACSDKNFSKSCAHCKQPITSGGISYQDQPWHSECFVCLTCRKSLAGARFTAVEDKMYCVDCYKTSVAKKCNACQNPITGFGKGTQVVNYEGNSWHEYCFNCKRCSLSLANKRFVMHETAIYCPDCAKKL